A region from the Halomarina litorea genome encodes:
- the mobA gene encoding molybdenum cofactor guanylyltransferase has product MPTGVIVAGGRSTRFGEADKAVASLGGTPMVRHVADRLASVVDSLVVNCRADQRGRIEDALDGYPLPVRFAVDEATDEGPMAGIGTGLRAVESEYAVVVACDMPFVDPGVVSYLFERAAGHDAAVPKLDDGWYQTTQAVYRADAMADACEAALAAGEHKILAPLDRLDWVVVGEAGLRERGSLDTFENVNTREELRAAEERLRRR; this is encoded by the coding sequence ATGCCCACGGGCGTCATCGTCGCCGGCGGTCGCTCGACACGGTTCGGCGAGGCGGACAAGGCCGTCGCGTCGTTGGGAGGGACACCGATGGTCCGTCACGTCGCCGATCGCCTCGCGAGCGTCGTCGATTCGCTCGTCGTCAACTGCCGGGCCGACCAGCGCGGGCGTATCGAGGACGCCCTCGACGGCTACCCCCTCCCGGTCCGGTTCGCCGTCGACGAGGCCACCGACGAGGGGCCGATGGCCGGTATCGGGACGGGACTGCGGGCCGTCGAGAGCGAGTACGCCGTCGTCGTCGCCTGCGACATGCCGTTCGTCGACCCCGGCGTCGTCTCGTACCTCTTCGAGCGAGCGGCCGGTCACGACGCCGCGGTGCCAAAACTCGACGACGGCTGGTACCAGACGACGCAGGCCGTCTACCGTGCCGACGCGATGGCCGACGCCTGCGAGGCGGCGCTCGCGGCGGGCGAACACAAGATTCTGGCTCCACTCGACCGCCTCGACTGGGTCGTCGTCGGGGAGGCGGGGCTCCGGGAACGCGGGTCGCTCGACACCTTCGAGAACGTCAACACCCGCGAGGAGCTCCGTGCGGCGGAGGAGCGTCTGCGACGGCGTTGA
- a CDS encoding CobW family GTP-binding protein encodes MTDTREAGDGGEKGGVADERIPITLVSGPLGAGKTTLVNHLLRNAGGRRIAVVLNDMGEVNVDAELVERESEDEGIVDLSNGCICCRLSGDLLDSLDRLARERDFDHLVVEASGISEPLPIARTLSGGDGEGPDPTGRYRLDTLVTVVDCYGFWKEFDAGAALPAGYDPDRPLADVLVEGIEFCDVLLLNKCDLVPDDAMDDIEGVVRRLGPRAAVHRTTESAIDPERVLDTGRFDLGAAQREQGWKRELAGRHDPDGDGVHAGHDHAGRSAAEAHGVESVVYQRDRPFNPVRFAGFLESWDGSVVRAKGFCWLASRPEEVIGLSQAGPSLRAGPIGEWGGDDPATRLVFIGRELDEETLTAGLDDCLVDEGEAWVGEDPFPMETLLR; translated from the coding sequence ATGACCGACACGCGCGAGGCGGGGGACGGCGGCGAGAAGGGGGGAGTCGCCGACGAGCGAATCCCCATTACCCTCGTGAGCGGCCCCCTCGGGGCGGGCAAGACGACGCTGGTGAACCACCTCCTGCGGAACGCGGGCGGTCGCCGTATCGCCGTCGTCCTCAACGACATGGGCGAGGTGAACGTCGACGCCGAACTGGTCGAACGCGAGTCGGAGGACGAGGGCATCGTCGACCTCTCGAACGGCTGTATCTGCTGTCGGCTCTCGGGCGACTTACTCGACTCGCTGGACCGACTGGCCCGCGAACGCGACTTCGACCACCTCGTCGTGGAGGCGTCGGGCATCAGCGAACCTCTCCCCATCGCCCGGACGCTCTCGGGGGGCGACGGGGAGGGGCCGGACCCGACCGGGCGCTACCGACTCGACACGCTGGTGACCGTCGTGGACTGCTACGGCTTCTGGAAGGAGTTCGACGCCGGTGCCGCCCTCCCGGCGGGCTACGACCCCGACCGGCCGCTGGCGGACGTCCTCGTGGAGGGCATCGAGTTCTGCGACGTCCTCCTGCTCAACAAGTGCGACCTCGTCCCCGACGACGCGATGGACGATATCGAGGGCGTCGTCCGCCGCCTCGGGCCACGGGCGGCGGTCCACCGGACGACGGAGTCGGCAATCGACCCCGAACGGGTGCTCGACACGGGCCGGTTCGACCTCGGGGCGGCCCAGCGAGAGCAGGGGTGGAAGCGCGAACTCGCCGGGCGTCACGACCCGGACGGGGACGGCGTGCACGCCGGCCACGACCACGCCGGGCGGTCTGCGGCCGAGGCCCACGGCGTCGAGTCGGTGGTGTACCAGCGCGACCGGCCGTTCAACCCGGTACGGTTCGCGGGATTCCTCGAGTCGTGGGACGGGTCGGTGGTTCGCGCGAAAGGCTTCTGCTGGCTGGCGAGTCGGCCCGAGGAGGTAATCGGCCTGAGTCAGGCCGGTCCCTCGCTCCGGGCGGGTCCCATCGGGGAGTGGGGTGGGGACGACCCGGCGACGCGACTGGTGTTCATCGGGCGGGAACTGGACGAGGAGACGCTGACCGCGGGGCTGGACGACTGTCTCGTCGACGAGGGCGAGGCGTGGGTGGGCGAGGACCCGTTCCCGATGGAGACGCTGTTGCGCTGA